From Trichoderma atroviride chromosome 1, complete sequence, one genomic window encodes:
- a CDS encoding uncharacterized protein (EggNog:ENOG41~TransMembrane:9 (o209-229i241-258o264-288i300-321o333-362i374-393o399-423i455-474o480-503i)) encodes MQQQIRSQHFSRATIYALMANCLQFTKEGQLYAANAGTSNTRAKVCELLALKMLKEYSTRELIDALAYDFYPLQGLPGAQPPPTTAGSTGSKSKNNPLVASRTSTLEVAIRASAKHFLAHPVVVQQLEAIWNGAISFYSSADSLHRESPSSPYSRYNSQPKVDDRTPLLGSLPPKPGNLAAAPGRRTVMLYDPRQASLLKLSRLRVPRYRSFLSTLSLAVLIGLFLAVLAKRSAQITGLELVFWFWSAGFMLDELVGFNEQGFALYLMSFWNIFDLGILVLLIAYYCMRVYGVFLADPHHWNAMAFDVLAANAILLLPRIFSVLDHYQYFSQLLIAFRLMAVDLAAVCILILIVCSGFFVFFTSSTTSSNGAEVAYKIFQILMGFTPAAWDVWPSYNWLARALLCFFLIICHFLIVTILITVLTNSFMAIASNANEEHQFLFAVNTISMVKNDALFSYIAPSNIFAWLLMPLRYCMPLRHFVLLNRIIIKVTHCPLLFCIYLYERFWLAPSMYEPTDLVENPGRSRTRAISFGDMANRTTIFSPSMRVREESVAGYQKDRALDELFLRMPDATKAQRRHERRKTKTAIRNWMDRTDQDGGGPNWPPSDSRAVPDWQRRMSMGWDLRSNSRQVSDIRSIVSDPADLASNAGGASYGGLPHDDGPSLRPPDTRVQRPHRR; translated from the exons atgcagcagcagattcGAAGCCAGCACTTCTCCCGAGCCACGATTTACGCCCTCATGGCAAACTGCCTCCAGTTCACCAAGGAAGGCCAGCTGTATGCCGCCAATGCTGGAACCAGCAACACAAGAGCCAAGGTCTGTGAGCTGTTAGCCCTGAAGATGCTCAAAGAGTACTCCACTCGCGAGCTGATTGATGCATTGGCCTACGACTTTTATCCCCTCCAGGGCTTGCCAGGAGCACAACCACCTCCCACGACGGCTGGCAGCACTGGCAGCAAATCCAAAAACAACCCCCTCGTAGCGTCGCGGACATCGACTCTGGAGGTTGCCATTCGGGCCTCGGCCAAGCATTTCCTTGCCCATCCCGTTGTggtccagcagcttgaggcTATCTGGAATGGTGCCATTTCTTTCTACTCCTCTGCCGATAGCCTGCACCGGGAATCGCCTTCAAGCCCCTATTCTCGCTACAATAGCCAGCCCAAAGTTGATGATAGGACTCCTCTCTTGGGCTCTCTGCCTCCCAAGCCGGGAAACCTTGCCGCCGCCCCTGGCAGGAGAACTGTGATGTTGTACGATCCTAGACAGGCGTCCTTGCTGAAGCTGTCTCGTCTCCGTGTGCCGCGATATAGATCGTTCTTGTCTACGCTGTCCCTTGCTGTCTTGATTGggctcttcttggccgtcTTGGCTAAACGATCTGCGCAAATCACTGGCCTAGAACTGGTCTTTTGGTTCTGGAGTGCCGGTTTCATGCTCGATGAGCTCGTGGGCTTCAATGAACAAGGCTTTGCCCTGTACCTCATGAGCTTTTGGAACATCTTTGACTTGGGCATCCTGGTGCTGCTTATTGCCTATTACTGTATGCGTGTCTATGGCGTCTTCCTCGCCGACCCTCACCACTGGAacgccatggcctttgacGTGTTGGCTGCAAATGCCATCCTGTTACTGCCTCGCATCTTCAGCGTCTTGGACCACTACCAGTACTTTTCCCAGCTACTGATTGCGTTTCGGCTGATGGCTGTTGACTTGGCAGCCGTCTGTATCTTGATTCTTATTGTGTGTAGCggcttctttgtctttttcacTTCTTCTACCACCTCTAGTAATGGTGCCGAGGTTGCGTACAAGATATTCCAGATCCTCATGGGCTTCACGCCCGCCGCTTGGGATGT ATGGCCATCGTACAACTGGCTTGCGCGAGCATTGCTATGCTTTTTCCTCATCATTTGTCACTTCTTGATTGT GACAATTCTCATCACCGTTTTGACAAACTCCTTCATGGCTATTGCGTCCAATGCCAACGAAGAGCATCA GTTTCTCTTTGCTGTCaacaccatctccatggTAAAAAACGACGCATTATTTTCCTACATTGCACCCAGCAACATCTTTGCGTGGCTGCTCATGCCTCTGCGTTACTGCATGCCCCTTCGCCATTTTGTCTTGCTCAATCGCATAATCATCAAGGTAACTCACTGCCCTCTGCTGTTCTGTATCTACTTGTACGAAAGATTCTGGCTAGCGCCGTCCATGTATGAGCCTACAGATCTGGTCGAAAACCCAGGAAGAAGTCGGACTAGGGCGATTTCTTTTGGGGACATGGCCAATAGGACCACCATCTTCAGCCCGAGCATGCGAGTGCGCGAAGAATCGGTGGCGGGATATCAAAAGGACAGGGCTCTTGACGAGCTATTTCTGCGCATGCCTGATGCTACAAAAGCACAGAGACGGCACGAGAGACGCAAGACCAAGACTGCGATCCGTAATTGGATGGATCGAACTGATCAGGACGGAGGAGGCCCCAATTGGCCACCATCGGACAGTAGAGCTGTGCCCGATTGGCAGAGAAGGATGAGCATGGGTTGGGATCTGCGCTCAAACTCCAGACAGGTATCCGATATCAGATCCATCGTCAGTGATCCAGCGGATCTGGCGTCCAATGCAGGAGGGGCTTCGTACGGGGGGCTACCGCATGATGATGGACCCTCGCTTCGCCCACCTGACACCCGAGTACAAAGACCACACCGAcgctga
- a CDS encoding uncharacterized protein (EggNog:ENOG41), with protein MDHPPESSASASPPKRAALTMSRGGNAGEMPNGVRSPPSRRSMFSPPALNTRSTMPSQAGTSGLNRSAVMGLDPRNRDRAVRRLSSADLSILSDNTNLPFAGDINAGLAGSFQTQMALALMKDNRLRDVGGADTADRDRMGRLVLARMKTLEESFADVVKEMRDLKSSSTAPTTRRNSSGEELRIGSPLDAARSDRPKSRRGGHSNSKAAG; from the coding sequence ATGGACCATCCGCCCGAAAGCTCTGCGTCAGCTTCGCCGCCCAAAAGAGCAGCACTTACGATGAGCCGAGGTGGAAATGCTGGAGAGATGCCCAATGGCGTGCGCAGCCCCCCTAGCCGGCGATCCATGTTTTCCCCGCCAGCCCTCAATACTCGCTCTACTATGCCTTCACAGGCGGGCACTAGTGGTTTGAACAGATCGGCTGTCATGGGCCTTGATCCAAGGAACCGCGATCGTGCCGTTAGAAGGCTGTCGTCCGCCGACCTGAGCATTTTGTCTGACAACACGAATCTTCCTTTTGCCGGAGACATTAACGCTGGCTTGGCAGGCAGTTTCCAGACGCAGATGGCCCTGGCTCTCATGAAGGACAACCGGCTGCGAGATGTCGGAGGAGCTGATACGGCAGATCGCGATAGGATGGGAAGGTTGGTTCTTGCTCGGATGAAGACTCTGGAAGAAAGCTTTGCAGACGTCGTCAAAGAGATGCGAGATTTGAAGAGCAGCTCCacggcgccgacgacgagacgaAATTCATCAGGCGAAGAGCTGAGGATAGGATCTCcccttgatgctgccagaTCAGACCGACCAAAAAGTCGTAGGGGGGGGCACAGCAACTCCAAAGCGGCCGGCTAA
- a CDS encoding uncharacterized protein (EggNog:ENOG41~TransMembrane:1 (o167-185i)), with the protein MKSTSQYLRPLAFKQLATQSLSSSPSSIRLFASSTIQPPRQTSKPPPKTAFTQHPPKPKQKLLRDTIRRFIPEEAKKFIRPSGTLCTTPETAAFFVKHNIEPDNGAARRFTAGPAIQNAAKAYNAVVAFSPRHIVHPHDLRFFDPRGHPLAAARREKYLRKAREEPLWIMVTSAGATSAVVRVLTQRRLKSAIYRCLEHLGFPNGVGEHKEIRGTVWITLYDPVKASKLPPEPFAEAVARALRSNCAQPMR; encoded by the coding sequence ATGAAGTCAACATCTCAATATCTAAGGCCACTCGCCTTCAAACAACTCGCCACacaatctctctcttcttctccgtcaAGCATCCGTCTCTTCGCCTCTTCCACAATCCAACCCCCTCGCCAAACTTCAAAACCCCCACCAAAAACAGCCTTCACCCAGCATCCCCCAAAACCAAAGCAAAAGCTCCTCCGAGACACCATCCGCCGCTTCATCcccgaagaagccaagaaaTTCATCCGCCCATCCGGCACCCTCTGCACCACCCCCGAGaccgccgccttcttcgtcaAGCACAACATCGAGCCCGACAACGGCGCCGCCCGCCGCTTCACCGCCGGCCCGGCCATCCAAAACGCAGCAAAGGCCTACAACGCCGTCGTGGCCTTTAGCCCGCGGCACATTGTCCATCCGCACGACCTGCGCTTCTTCGATCCCAGGGGCCACCCGCTGGCCGCGGCGAGGCGCGAAAAGTACCTGCGAAAGGCGCGCGAGGAGCCGCTCTGGATCATGGTGACAAGCGCTGGCGCGACGTCGGCCGTGGTGCGGGTGCTGACGCAGCGGCGGCTCAAGAGCGCCATATACCGCTGCCTGGAACATCTCGGGTTTCCGAATGGAGTTGGGGAGCACAAGGAGATCAGGGGCACCGTCTGGATCACGCTTTACGATCCTGTCAAGGCCTCAAAGCTACCCCCGGAGCCATTTGCGGAAGCCGTTGCCAGGGCTCTTAGGAGTAACTGTGCACAGCCCATGAGATGA
- a CDS encoding uncharacterized protein (EggNog:ENOG41) translates to MSDPDNYSVGWICAITTEYVAAQAFLQERHDGPKHVSVHDNNNYTLGRIGTHNVVIAVLPNSEYGLSSAASVARDMLHSFPNIRIGLMVGIGGGAPSVRHDIRLGDVVVGVKSGQGGVFQYDFGKAIQNQEFHEAGFLNQPPTLLRAAVSGLMAQHEFNGNQLEEAIDNALSIHQRLRKKGYKRPEAATDRLYQSDVIHPPGDDVACAVACGDDPSRFVERRERNGEGEEEDDGGGDDIVAIHYGLIASANTLMKDALIRDRLITKKDVLCFEMEAAGLMNHFPCLVIRGICDYSDSHKNKKWQGYAAMAAAAYARDLLLQIPPNKIEAEEKISDILSGIHKLTEESRDIAKEQLQIHKDQVRERLSEKEEKIHQLFRLSSSNDATYEWYKDQVEERVEGTCQWLLQHKRFQKWLQQDESGPLLITADPGCGKSVLAKYLIDHGLPQSATTTSICYFFFKDQDQNTCRQALCALLHQLFSQKPAMIAKHAVLQYSKDGEKLIYSTNILWEILQSVIKDPDAGAIILVFDALDECGESELTSLIKNLESLFHNHQSSKSKVLLTCRPYQQIISKFHGLFRNFPNIHIPGEEESEVISQEVDSVIQHRINQLSLSPGIRDCLEEKLREIPHRTYLWVYLIFDHIQQGDFKQTLKGAESLIQTLPRNVNDAYERILNRSKEEQEPIVRKALGIILAASRPLTLSEMNVAMSIDDTATEDTTKSIDSLDLEDDNDFKSRLRSWCGLFISIYQGRVYFLHQTAREFLLANSAFPTLLGRQWHHSITTRQAHHVLARLCILYLNMVDSHVYLLAEEDGYEMPFIDYAIIQWAAHFREAHIIDGDPIIPATLKLCDPESCSYSYYSKSRDSYEVPSIDETTDLIIASYFGLHVIVKLLVDNAAYIEAMDDYFNTPLIWAVKGGHDVVVKLLVDNGADINAANIAGFTPLYHAALHGYEAILKLLLDEGAYIEEGDGDGQTPSLIAASGGA, encoded by the exons ATGTCTGATCCAGACAACTACAGCGTCGGGTGGATCTGCGCCATCACGACAGAATACGTTGCTGCTCAGGCATTTCTGCAAGAAAGGCATGATGGGCCCAAGCACGTATCCGTCCATGATAACAACAATTACACTCTGGGCAGAATTGGAACGCACAATGTTGTTATTGCGGTCCTGCCTAATAGCGAATACGGATTGTCTTCCGCGGCGAGCGTGGCAAGAGACATGCTGCATAGCTTTCCAAACATTAGAATCGGTCTCATGGTTGGCATCGGTGGCGGTGCTCCTAGCGTGAGGCACGATATTCGACTTggcgatgttgttgttggcgtCAAAAGCGGACAGGGCGGAGTTTTCCAATATGACTTTGGAAAGGCTATTCAGAACCAAGAGTTTCACGAGGCCGGATTCCTGAACCAGCCACCAACGCTGCTGCGGGCAGCTGTCAGTGGCCTTATGGCACAGCACGAGTTTAACGGGAACCAACTGgaagaggccattgacaACGCATTGAGCATACATCAACGACTGCGAAAGAAAGGCTATAAGCGACCTGAAGCAGCTACTGATCGACTCTACCAGTCAGATGTCATCCATCCTCCgggtgatgatgttgccTGTGCGGTAGCCTGTGGCGATGATCCATCACGCTTTGTTGAGCGGCGGGAACggaatggagaaggagaagaagaagatgatggtggtggtgatgatatTGTGGCGATCCATTATGGTCTAATCGCCTCGGCGAATACCCTGATGAAGGATGCCCTCATCCGAGATCGGCTTATAACCAAAAAGGACGTTCTTTGTTTTGAAATGGAAGCTGCTGGGTTAATGAACCACTTTCCCTGTCTGGTTATTCGCGGCATCTGTGATTATTCAGATTCgcacaagaacaagaaatgGCAGGGTTAtgcggcaatggcagctgcagcataCGCAAGAGACCTGCTCCTCCAGATACCTCCAAATAAGAttgaggccgaggagaagaTTAGTGACATCTTATCTG GCATTCACAAACTTACAGAAGAATCTCGAGATATTgcaaaagagcagcttcaaatCCACAAGGATCAAGTAAGAGAAAGACTTtctgaaaaagaagagaaaattcACCAACTATTTCGCCTTAGTAGCAGCAATGATGCAACGTATGAATGGTACAAAGACCAAGTTGAAGAAAGGGTTGAAGGCACATGTCAGTGGCTGTTACAGCATAAGCGCTTTCAAAAGTGGCTGCAACAGGATGAATCTGGACCTCTCCTCATCACAGCGGATCCCGGCTGCGGGAAATCAGTCTTGGCCAAATATCTCATTGACCATGGCTTACCACAATCAGcaactactactagtatttgctacttcttcttcaaggacCAGGATCAAAACACATGTCGCCAAGCGCTTTGCGCATTGCTTCATCAGCTCTTCTCGCAAAAGCCAGCTATGATTGCGAAACATGCCGTACTACAATACAGCAAGGATGGGGAGAAATTGATATACTCTACAAATATCCTTTGGGAGATTCTGCAGAGCGTTATAAAAGATCCCGATGCAGGGGCTATAATTTTAGTCTTTGATGCTCTCGACGAGTGTGGCGAATCGGAATTGACAAGCTTGATCAAAAACTTGGAGAGCCTATTCCACAATCATCAGTCAAGCAAGTCCAAAGTTCTTCTCACATGCCGTCCATACCAGCAAATCATCTCCAAATTCCATGGTCTATTCAGAAACTTCCCAAATATCCATATTCCAGGCGAGGAAGAGTCGGAGGTCATTAGCCAAGAGGTAGACTCTGTTATCCAACATCGGATTAACCAACTATCACTATCACCCGGGATAAGGGATTGCCTGGAGGAAAAACTGCGAGAGATTCCGCACCGTACCTATCTATGGGTGTACCTAATATTTGATCACATACAACAAGGTGATTTTAAACAGACCTTGAAAGGAGCTGAGTCCTTAATCCAAACGCTCCCAAGAAATGTCAATGATGCATACGAGCGGATTCTCAATAGATCtaaagaagagcaggagCCTATTGTTCGGAAGGCCTTGGGCATCATCTTAGCCGCCAGTCGACCACTGACACTCTCGGAAATGAATGTCGCAATGAGTATAGACGATACAGCTACGGAAGACACCACAAAGTCTATTGATAGTCTTGATCTAGAGGATGACAATGACTTTAAGTCGCGCCTAAGGTCTTGGTGCGGGCTCTTTATCTCAATCTACCAAGGCAGGGTTTATTTCCTCCATCAGACTGCCCGCGAATTTCTCCTCGCTAATTCGGCATTTCCTACATTGCTAGGACGACAATGGCATCACTCTATTACTACTCGCCAAGCACATCATGTTCTGGCAAGGCTTTGCATTCTCTATTTAAACATGGTTGATTCCCATGTTTACCTGCTTGCAGAAGAGGATGGGTATGAAATGCCGTTTATTGACTACGCAATTATCCAATGGGCCGCTCACTTCCGCGAAGCACATATTATTGATGGCGATCCTATTATACCTGCCACACTGAAACTTTGCGATCCCGAATCATGTAGCTATTCCTATTACTCGAAGTCAAGGGACTCTTACGAAGTTCCTAGTATTGATGAAACTACGGACCTCATAATAGCATCATATTTTGGCCTTCATGTTATTGTCAAGTTGCTTGTTGATAATGCAGCTTATATTGAGGCAATGGATGACTACTTCAATACGCCGTTGATCTGGGCTGTCAAAGGAGGACATGACGTAGTTGTGAAATTACTAGTTGATAATGGAGCTGATATCAATGCAGCGAATATTGCTGGCTTCACACCATTATATCATGCTGCATTACATGGATATGAGGCTATTCTTAAGCTATTACTTGATGAAGGAGCTTATATTGAGGAAGGGGATGGTGACGGCCAAACGCCATCATTAATAGCTGCTAGTGGGGGGGcataa